In candidate division KSB1 bacterium, a single genomic region encodes these proteins:
- a CDS encoding N-6 DNA methylase — translation MQTRAKDVFTTIHVEGAILPPDLLQRISQGDNELDGLTPQSFHLLENEKITEAISRSWNRMLGAWTAFQDHLNKLSETDIATSTTREKWLLHLFRELGYGRLTTAKAIEIEGKSYPVSHMWQNTPIHLVGYRIDLDKRTARVSGAARSSPHSMVQEFLNRSDDHLWAFVSNGKTLRILRDNVSLTRQAHVEFDLQAMMDGEVYSDFVLLWLLCHQSRVEAEKPENCWLERWSKAAQEQGTRALDQLRKGVEDAITALGKGFLSHKSNQLLKEKLRKGDLDKQDYYRQLLRLVYRLIFMFVAEDRDALLVPEAPQMHKTRYLEYYSTKRIRQLALKRRGSKHADLYQGFKVVTRLLGEQGCPELALPALGSFLFSERSIEDIIECDIVNRDFLDAIRSLAVIVDSRTRRQVDYKNLGSEELGSVYESLLELHPELDVNSGHFELKMAGGNERKSTGSYYTPSSLIQVLLDSALDPVLNEAVAKKNPKQAILDLKICDPACGSGHFLIAAAHRMAQRLATVETGDEAPAPDAVRHALRQIVGHCLYGVDINEMAVELCKVGLWMEALEPGKPLSFLDHHILCGNSLLGTTSALLKKGIPDEAFKPIEGDDRKLCSQYKKQNKRERQTQQSDLFYDLSLPWNRLGDFSTAMTEVNEFSDESIVDIHAKQRKYHKAVHSSGYRFGHLLADLWCAAFVWKKDGELPYPITEDVFRQVQKNPHHIPPWMYAQVQRLKQQYQFFHWHLSFSDVFRVPAKNEQPDNEHTGWCGGFDVVLGNPPWDRIKLQEKEWFAERHPDVARAPNAAKRRAMIAQLKNNDPALYQDFMKAKRAAEGASHFIRNTGLYPLTGRGDINTYTIFAELKRHIINLNGQVGCIIPSGIATDDTTKFFFQHLMEGKNLLKLYDFENKKGIFQGVHRSYKFCLLTLTGSNRPAETGSDFVFFALDTADLNNEDRHFSLSDDEIKLINPNTRTCPIFRSKHDAEITKNVYHRIPVLIKESNSERGNPLGLRFFTVFHMTNDSHYFKTRENLESDGWKLNGNFFRKGDKKYLPLYEAKMVWHFDHRFGSYENVPPDSTSTQLPETKEKDHINPYYTVLPRYWVFENVVNENLLNNWKLNWIIGFRDITNTTNERTMISSVIPFSGVSNKFPLMIMNNQSIKVYILLIFNLSSFVFDYIVRQKMGGTSLNYYLVKQLPVLNPIDIRKPILNNIVEKALELFYTSWDLKAFAEDCGYSGTPFKWNEERRFLIRCELDAAYFHLYEIERNDVDYIMDTFPIVKRKDEQKYGEYRTKRVILEIYDEMAESMRTGKPYQTQLDPPPADPRVAHEE, via the coding sequence ATGCAAACGCGCGCCAAAGACGTATTCACCACCATCCATGTTGAAGGGGCTATTCTGCCGCCGGACTTGCTGCAACGTATCTCCCAGGGTGATAATGAACTGGACGGATTAACACCGCAATCTTTCCACCTGCTGGAAAATGAAAAAATCACAGAGGCAATAAGCCGGTCATGGAACCGCATGCTGGGCGCGTGGACAGCTTTCCAGGATCATTTAAATAAACTGTCAGAAACCGATATTGCGACTTCAACAACCCGTGAAAAGTGGTTACTGCATCTGTTTCGGGAATTGGGATACGGGCGATTGACAACCGCCAAAGCAATCGAAATCGAAGGTAAATCATATCCCGTTTCTCATATGTGGCAGAACACGCCTATACATCTGGTCGGTTATCGTATAGATTTAGACAAACGCACCGCCAGAGTGTCCGGCGCGGCGCGCAGCAGTCCACACAGCATGGTACAGGAATTTCTCAACCGTTCCGATGATCACCTTTGGGCGTTTGTCTCTAACGGCAAAACATTGCGTATCCTGCGCGATAATGTCAGCCTGACCCGACAGGCGCATGTTGAATTTGATTTGCAGGCCATGATGGATGGTGAGGTCTACTCAGATTTTGTATTGTTATGGCTGCTATGCCACCAGTCGCGCGTAGAAGCTGAAAAACCGGAAAACTGCTGGCTGGAACGCTGGTCAAAGGCGGCCCAGGAACAAGGCACACGCGCTTTGGATCAATTGCGCAAGGGCGTGGAAGATGCCATCACTGCGCTGGGGAAAGGCTTTTTATCACATAAATCTAATCAATTGTTAAAAGAAAAGCTGCGCAAGGGTGATCTGGACAAGCAGGATTATTACCGTCAATTGCTGCGTCTTGTTTATCGGCTGATCTTTATGTTCGTAGCCGAAGATCGGGACGCCCTGCTGGTGCCAGAGGCTCCGCAAATGCACAAAACGCGATATTTAGAATATTATTCCACAAAGCGCATCCGACAGCTTGCGCTCAAGCGCCGCGGCAGCAAACATGCTGATTTGTACCAGGGATTCAAAGTGGTTACCCGTTTGCTCGGTGAACAGGGATGTCCGGAGCTGGCCCTTCCGGCCCTGGGAAGTTTTCTTTTTTCCGAACGCTCCATAGAGGACATTATAGAGTGTGACATTGTCAACCGCGATTTCTTGGATGCCATCCGCTCGCTGGCAGTGATTGTCGACAGCCGCACACGCCGTCAGGTCGATTATAAAAACCTGGGATCTGAAGAACTGGGCAGCGTGTACGAATCTTTGCTCGAACTGCATCCTGAACTGGATGTCAATAGCGGCCATTTTGAACTCAAAATGGCCGGAGGCAATGAACGCAAGTCCACCGGCAGTTATTATACACCTTCGAGTCTAATCCAGGTTTTGCTTGACTCGGCGCTCGATCCGGTGCTGAATGAAGCAGTAGCAAAAAAGAACCCCAAACAGGCAATATTGGATTTGAAAATATGCGACCCGGCCTGCGGCAGCGGTCATTTTTTGATTGCAGCCGCACACCGCATGGCACAACGTCTGGCAACTGTAGAAACGGGGGACGAAGCTCCGGCGCCGGATGCCGTACGCCATGCTTTGCGCCAGATTGTGGGCCATTGTTTATACGGTGTCGATATCAATGAAATGGCTGTGGAACTGTGCAAAGTCGGACTGTGGATGGAAGCATTGGAACCGGGAAAACCCCTGTCTTTTCTCGATCACCACATCCTTTGCGGCAACAGCCTGCTGGGCACTACGTCCGCCCTGCTGAAAAAGGGCATCCCGGATGAAGCGTTCAAGCCTATTGAGGGTGATGACAGAAAACTATGCTCCCAATATAAAAAACAAAACAAACGAGAACGCCAGACCCAACAATCCGATTTGTTTTACGATCTGTCTTTGCCCTGGAACCGACTGGGAGATTTCTCCACCGCCATGACAGAGGTGAACGAATTTTCCGACGAGTCAATTGTAGATATTCACGCCAAGCAACGAAAATACCACAAAGCCGTGCATTCTTCCGGATACCGGTTTGGTCATTTGCTGGCTGACCTCTGGTGCGCGGCCTTTGTATGGAAAAAAGATGGAGAACTCCCCTACCCGATTACCGAAGATGTGTTCCGGCAGGTGCAAAAGAATCCGCATCACATACCCCCCTGGATGTATGCACAAGTACAGCGCCTGAAACAGCAGTATCAGTTTTTTCACTGGCATTTAAGCTTTTCGGATGTATTTCGAGTACCGGCGAAGAATGAACAGCCTGATAATGAGCACACCGGATGGTGCGGTGGTTTTGATGTGGTGCTGGGAAATCCGCCCTGGGACCGCATCAAACTGCAGGAAAAAGAATGGTTTGCCGAACGCCACCCGGATGTTGCCCGGGCGCCCAATGCCGCCAAACGTCGAGCCATGATTGCGCAATTGAAGAACAATGATCCGGCATTGTATCAAGATTTTATGAAAGCAAAAAGAGCAGCCGAAGGCGCCAGCCATTTTATCAGAAACACGGGCCTCTATCCATTGACCGGCAGAGGTGATATCAACACCTATACAATCTTTGCCGAATTAAAGCGCCATATAATCAATTTAAACGGGCAGGTAGGATGTATCATTCCTTCAGGCATTGCTACTGATGATACTACAAAATTCTTTTTTCAACACCTAATGGAGGGAAAAAACCTGTTAAAGTTATATGATTTTGAAAATAAAAAAGGAATATTTCAAGGAGTTCATAGAAGTTATAAGTTTTGCCTGCTTACCCTGACCGGATCAAATCGACCAGCCGAGACCGGTTCGGATTTTGTTTTTTTTGCACTTGATACTGCTGATTTGAATAATGAGGATCGACACTTTAGTCTATCAGATGATGAAATTAAGCTCATTAATCCCAACACACGCACTTGTCCCATTTTTCGTAGCAAACACGATGCAGAAATAACAAAAAATGTTTATCATCGTATACCAGTATTAATAAAAGAAAGTAATTCTGAGCGCGGTAATCCATTGGGGCTTAGGTTTTTCACTGTTTTTCATATGACAAATGATTCCCATTATTTTAAAACTAGAGAAAATCTTGAAAGTGATGGCTGGAAATTAAATGGTAACTTTTTTAGGAAAGGGGACAAAAAGTATTTACCATTATATGAAGCAAAAATGGTCTGGCATTTTGATCATCGTTTTGGTTCCTATGAAAATGTACCTCCGGATAGCACTAGTACTCAATTGCCGGAGACAAAAGAAAAAGACCATATTAATCCATATTATACTGTATTGCCACGATACTGGGTGTTTGAAAATGTTGTTAATGAAAACCTTTTAAATAATTGGAAATTGAATTGGATAATTGGTTTTCGTGATATTACAAATACCACAAATGAAAGAACGATGATTTCATCAGTCATACCATTTTCAGGAGTAAGCAACAAATTCCCACTGATGATAATGAATAATCAGTCAATTAAAGTTTATATTTTACTGATTTTTAATTTAAGTAGTTTTGTCTTTGATTATATTGTGAGACAAAAAATGGGCGGTACTAGCCTAAATTATTATTTAGTAAAACAGTTACCAGTTTTAAATCCAATTGATATTAGAAAACCTATACTGAATAACATTGTTGAAAAAGCGTTAGAATTATTTTACACATCGTGGGACTTGAAAGCTTTTGCAGAAGATTGTGGATATAGTGGCACTCCCTTTAAATGGAATGAAGAACGCCGTTTTCTCATTCGCTGCGAACTGGACGCTGCCTATTTTCATTTATATGAAATCGAACGCAATGATGTGGATTACATCATGGACACGTTCCCCATCGTCAAGCGCAAAGACGAACAGAAATACGGCGAGTACCGTACCAAACGTGTCATCCTGGAAATCTACGATGAAATGGCCGAGTCTATGCGCACGGGGAAACCGTATCAAACCCAGCTGGACCCGCCGCCTGCTGATCCGAGGGTGGCGCATGAGGAATAA
- a CDS encoding type II toxin-antitoxin system HicA family toxin, with protein MNKKEIFSVLKRYNFEIDQKRGSHVVVRHRCLINQKNFGAEGEFTVPVKSGQVVKGRYLKQILKAISLIEEEGE; from the coding sequence GTGAACAAGAAAGAAATTTTTAGTGTTCTCAAACGTTACAATTTCGAAATTGATCAAAAACGGGGATCGCACGTCGTGGTACGTCATCGTTGCTTAATCAATCAAAAGAATTTTGGCGCCGAGGGTGAATTTACGGTACCGGTGAAAAGCGGCCAGGTCGTCAAAGGTCGCTATCTGAAACAGATCCTAAAAGCGATTTCCCTGATCGAGGAGGAAGGTGAATGA
- a CDS encoding helicase-related protein — protein sequence MSFAVGTLVNVRGREWVVLPGTKEELVLVRPLGGTDDESTGILPSLEKITHAQLELPDPAEIGDYRSCKLLREALRIGFRSSAGPFRSFGKLAVEPRPYQIVPLLMALKLDPVRLLIADDVGIGKTIEAAMVARELLDRGEIKRIAVLCPPQLAEQWQNELRDKFNIDAELVLTNTAGRLERHCSLGESLFAHYPYVVVSTDFIKSDRRRDEFLRTCPEFVIVDEAHSCAYSSASNKGQHQRHQLVSGLSENSNRHMVFVTATPHSGKEDTFRSLLSFLNAKFSDLPDDLTGKENEHHRRELAQYFIQRQRGNIKQYLGENTRFPERELIDPDPTYTLSQAYRSFFYKVLAYARETVSDPSGMNFHQRVRWWSVLALLRSLASSPAAAAATLRNRAASADSETTEEADDLGKRTVLDLVNHDTSEVMDVVPGSDIGELAADEHKNRKRLLALAKEAETLLGENDYKLSGAIDIIKKMLGDGFNPIIFCRFIPTVEYLADELRKALPSSVEIAAITGNIPPSERESRIQELEKKNKKRVLVSTDALSEGINLQMYFNAVLHYDLSWNPTRHEQREGRVDRFGQPCDTVRIATYYGVDNQIDGIVLDVLIRKHQNIRNSLGISIPVPANSDQVIEAIFEGLLLRSKPEKSDQLLLPGFEEFMKPHKDELYRQYDDLFNREKISRSLFAQQTLKVDQVMRELQQARDSIGSKDDITRFVETGFKALGGFVEKNGHYSFDVSETPQALRDVIGVQQKFKAQFDQPVKEGVTYLNRTHPIVEGLATYLFDTAIEADENSIAKRCGVIRTRQVERRTTLFLTRFRFHILNKSTKEETVLLAEDASILAFRGSPGNAEWIEDDHIDQLLELQPDANTLPDQASNHLQQVIQEYENLKPHLEQAASEHSKQLLQSHIRVRSAAHLKGVKTYIEPVLPVDVLGIYIYLPIN from the coding sequence ATGAGTTTTGCAGTCGGTACGCTGGTCAATGTACGTGGACGGGAATGGGTGGTTCTACCCGGCACAAAAGAAGAGTTGGTGTTGGTGCGCCCCCTTGGAGGTACGGATGATGAATCGACGGGGATATTGCCTTCATTGGAAAAAATAACACATGCCCAGCTGGAGCTGCCTGATCCTGCCGAAATCGGAGACTATCGCTCCTGCAAATTGCTGAGGGAAGCCCTGAGAATAGGATTTCGTTCGAGCGCGGGACCATTCCGCTCCTTTGGTAAACTGGCGGTTGAACCCAGACCATACCAGATTGTGCCGCTTTTGATGGCGCTTAAACTGGACCCCGTTCGTTTGCTTATCGCGGATGATGTGGGTATCGGAAAAACTATCGAAGCAGCGATGGTTGCCAGAGAACTGCTTGACCGCGGTGAGATTAAACGTATTGCTGTTTTGTGTCCACCCCAATTGGCTGAACAATGGCAAAACGAGTTGCGCGACAAATTTAATATCGATGCAGAACTGGTGTTAACCAACACAGCGGGACGTCTGGAACGACATTGTTCTCTTGGCGAATCCCTTTTTGCCCATTATCCCTATGTGGTGGTGTCAACTGACTTTATCAAATCTGACCGGCGGCGTGACGAATTTTTACGCACTTGTCCGGAATTTGTCATTGTGGATGAGGCTCATTCATGCGCCTATTCCAGTGCATCCAACAAAGGACAACACCAACGGCATCAGTTGGTGTCCGGTCTGTCAGAGAATTCCAACCGGCATATGGTATTTGTCACAGCGACACCGCACAGCGGCAAGGAGGACACGTTCCGTTCCCTTTTATCATTTTTAAATGCCAAATTTTCTGATTTGCCGGATGATCTGACCGGCAAAGAAAATGAACATCACCGCCGTGAACTGGCACAGTATTTTATCCAGCGCCAACGTGGAAACATTAAACAATATCTGGGAGAAAACACCCGATTCCCGGAGCGGGAATTAATAGATCCCGACCCCACTTATACCTTATCCCAGGCTTATCGAAGTTTTTTTTATAAAGTGCTGGCCTATGCCAGAGAAACCGTCAGCGATCCTTCAGGCATGAATTTCCACCAACGGGTTCGCTGGTGGTCTGTGCTCGCCCTGCTGCGCTCACTGGCATCGAGTCCGGCAGCTGCTGCCGCCACATTGCGCAACCGCGCCGCCAGCGCAGACAGCGAAACGACAGAAGAAGCTGATGACCTGGGAAAAAGAACCGTATTAGACCTGGTGAATCATGATACCAGCGAAGTCATGGATGTGGTGCCGGGCAGCGATATCGGTGAGCTTGCCGCTGATGAACACAAAAACCGCAAACGCCTGCTTGCTCTGGCAAAGGAAGCCGAAACTCTGTTAGGAGAAAATGACTACAAGCTTTCAGGCGCCATTGATATCATTAAAAAAATGCTGGGTGACGGTTTTAACCCGATTATTTTTTGCCGATTCATCCCCACAGTGGAATATCTGGCCGACGAATTACGTAAAGCCTTGCCCTCTTCTGTTGAAATCGCTGCCATTACCGGTAATATCCCACCATCAGAACGTGAGAGTCGCATCCAGGAATTGGAGAAAAAAAATAAAAAGCGTGTGCTTGTCAGCACAGACGCATTAAGCGAGGGAATCAACCTGCAAATGTATTTTAACGCTGTTCTGCACTATGACTTGTCGTGGAACCCAACCCGTCACGAACAACGCGAAGGCCGGGTTGACCGTTTCGGACAGCCGTGTGATACAGTACGGATCGCCACCTATTACGGTGTCGACAACCAGATAGACGGTATTGTGCTGGACGTCCTGATTCGAAAACACCAGAATATTCGTAATTCATTGGGCATCTCCATTCCGGTGCCGGCAAATTCGGATCAGGTGATCGAAGCCATCTTTGAAGGCCTTTTGCTGCGATCCAAACCCGAAAAATCCGACCAACTGTTGTTGCCGGGTTTTGAAGAATTTATGAAACCCCACAAGGATGAGTTGTATAGACAATATGACGATTTGTTCAATCGGGAAAAAATTTCACGTTCACTTTTTGCCCAGCAAACCCTCAAAGTTGACCAGGTGATGCGGGAATTACAGCAGGCCCGAGATTCGATCGGCAGCAAAGACGATATCACACGATTCGTCGAGACCGGTTTTAAAGCGCTGGGTGGTTTTGTAGAAAAAAATGGTCATTATAGCTTTGATGTCTCTGAAACCCCGCAAGCACTTCGAGATGTCATCGGAGTACAACAAAAATTCAAGGCACAATTCGATCAACCGGTCAAAGAAGGTGTGACTTATTTAAATCGAACTCATCCTATAGTAGAGGGACTGGCCACATACTTGTTTGATACCGCAATTGAAGCTGATGAGAACAGTATCGCCAAACGCTGCGGGGTTATTCGAACGCGTCAAGTGGAACGCCGGACCACTCTGTTTTTAACCCGTTTTCGTTTTCATATTCTTAATAAATCTACCAAAGAAGAAACAGTGTTGTTAGCAGAAGACGCCTCTATCCTGGCATTTCGCGGTTCACCCGGCAACGCAGAGTGGATTGAGGATGATCATATAGATCAGCTTTTAGAGTTGCAGCCGGACGCCAACACGCTGCCGGACCAGGCCTCAAATCATCTGCAGCAGGTTATTCAAGAATATGAAAATCTGAAACCGCACCTGGAACAGGCTGCCAGCGAACATAGCAAACAACTGCTGCAGTCCCACATCCGTGTGAGGAGCGCTGCTCATTTAAAAGGAGTCAAAACCTATATAGAACCGGTATTACCCGTTGATGTATTGGGGATTTATATCTATTTACCCATAAACTAG
- a CDS encoding toxin-antitoxin system HicB family antitoxin, translated as MKKLDYYMNLNYPIEIQKIPEDQGGGYQACIPLLGKYAFLGDGETVEEALENLNETKEYLFNRYLERGIKIPEPVTEEEKEYSGRFVLRIPNELHRSLALEAKKNDSTLNQFCLYLLTRKSYLNTIQEEVKLIHQQVTDIFNHIKEISYDVEQLSWPQHEKCANVVDMNHYEYPQCG; from the coding sequence ATGAAAAAACTTGACTATTATATGAATCTGAATTATCCCATAGAAATACAAAAAATCCCGGAGGACCAGGGCGGCGGATATCAGGCCTGCATTCCGTTACTGGGCAAATATGCATTTTTAGGAGACGGTGAAACCGTTGAAGAAGCGCTTGAAAATCTGAACGAGACAAAAGAATATTTATTCAACCGGTATCTGGAACGCGGCATTAAAATTCCCGAGCCGGTAACGGAAGAAGAAAAAGAATACTCGGGCCGGTTTGTCCTGCGCATCCCCAATGAACTGCACCGCAGTCTGGCGTTGGAGGCGAAGAAAAACGATTCCACGCTGAATCAGTTTTGTCTGTATTTGTTGACCCGCAAATCCTATTTGAACACCATACAGGAAGAAGTCAAACTCATACATCAACAGGTCACGGATATATTCAATCATATCAAGGAAATCAGCTACGACGTGGAGCAACTCAGCTGGCCCCAACATGAAAAATGCGCGAATGTGGTGGACATGAACCATTACGAATATCCCCAATGCGGATGA